The following are encoded in a window of Providencia rettgeri genomic DNA:
- a CDS encoding DUF6691 family protein: MPILIALISGLLFGLGLIIAGMGNPAKILSFLDITGNWDPSLLVTMAVAMVISGISYILVKKRRVSMLNCPLQIPTNQKIDKKLVIGSALFGLGWGLAGICPGPALLLTGLGISQGIIFTLAMVAGMSMYQFSQKS, encoded by the coding sequence ATGCCCATTCTTATTGCCTTAATTTCCGGTTTATTGTTTGGTTTGGGGCTGATTATTGCGGGAATGGGAAATCCTGCAAAAATTTTATCTTTCTTAGATATTACAGGAAATTGGGATCCTTCATTGTTGGTCACTATGGCAGTTGCAATGGTGATCAGTGGAATTTCCTATATCTTAGTTAAAAAGCGTCGTGTCAGTATGCTAAATTGCCCATTACAGATTCCAACTAATCAAAAAATAGACAAAAAGTTAGTCATAGGTAGTGCATTATTTGGACTAGGTTGGGGACTTGCCGGGATTTGTCCAGGGCCTGCTTTATTATTGACTGGGTTAGGGATCTCCCAAGGAATAATTTTTACACTGGCAATGGTTGCTGGAATGTCAATGTACCAATTTAGTCAGAAATCATAA
- a CDS encoding magnesium transporter: MTFTTQNKAGAVAIAQSAMKDARLKGHNTQQAKIDDATVSAYMSQSYLPVSVADSISCVKQNLIEHLDGEQIPTYLFVVDSDNYLNGVLSVKSLLASAEDLLVSDIMRHNYFSVAPEQSRHDVCDLINHSGLDMIPVVQFGKLMGVLRPQDIAELIEDENTLDAQLQGATTPLDEPYLTTSPVTLWRKRVVWLLMLFVAEAYTGTVLKAFEEQLEAAISLAFFIPLLIGTGGNSGTQITSTLVRAMALGEVSLRNLGTVLKKEVSTSFLVAITIGGAALIRAWMLGVGYEVTIVVSLTIVAITMWSAIVSSIIPMVLKKLKVDPAVVSAPFIATFIDGTGLIIYFEIAKLVMTEFA, encoded by the coding sequence ATGACATTCACTACCCAGAACAAAGCGGGAGCAGTTGCAATTGCTCAATCCGCGATGAAAGACGCACGTCTAAAAGGCCATAACACTCAACAAGCAAAAATTGATGACGCAACTGTCAGCGCGTATATGAGTCAATCATATTTGCCTGTTTCTGTAGCAGATTCAATTAGTTGTGTAAAACAAAATCTTATTGAGCATCTTGATGGCGAACAAATCCCCACCTATTTATTTGTTGTCGATAGTGACAATTATTTAAATGGTGTTCTTTCAGTTAAATCATTATTAGCATCTGCGGAAGATTTATTGGTGTCAGATATTATGCGCCACAACTATTTCTCCGTTGCGCCAGAACAGTCACGTCATGATGTTTGTGACCTGATTAATCACAGTGGGTTAGATATGATCCCAGTGGTGCAGTTTGGCAAGCTGATGGGGGTTTTGCGTCCGCAAGATATCGCAGAACTGATTGAAGATGAGAATACACTGGATGCGCAATTGCAAGGCGCAACCACACCACTTGATGAACCCTATTTAACCACAAGCCCTGTTACTTTATGGCGTAAACGTGTGGTTTGGTTATTAATGTTGTTTGTGGCAGAAGCGTACACAGGCACAGTATTAAAAGCATTTGAAGAACAGCTCGAAGCGGCAATCTCACTGGCATTCTTTATTCCACTGTTAATTGGAACAGGGGGCAACAGTGGAACGCAAATTACCTCAACCTTAGTCCGAGCGATGGCCTTAGGTGAGGTCAGCTTACGTAATTTAGGTACGGTGTTGAAGAAAGAGGTTTCAACCTCATTTTTAGTCGCCATTACTATCGGGGGGGCCGCCCTGATCCGTGCTTGGATGTTAGGTGTTGGCTATGAAGTGACTATCGTGGTGAGCTTAACTATCGTTGCCATCACCATGTGGAGCGCAATTGTTTCTTCAATTATTCCAATGGTTTTGAAGAAATTGAAAGTGGATCCTGCGGTTGTTTCTGCACCGTTTATCGCTACCTTCATTGATGGAACGGGGTTAATTATTTACTTTGAAATTGCTAAATTAGTGATGACGGAGTTCGCTTAA
- a CDS encoding HEAT repeat domain-containing protein, translated as MDKVIVGMLTSLTYRVNDEIKIAAISALGDFKATIEYNDAIIRIIDLCQDPNKEVAVSAINTLSKLSVHFINNPQVEH; from the coding sequence ATGGATAAAGTAATTGTTGGAATGTTAACAAGCCTAACATACCGCGTAAATGATGAAATCAAAATCGCGGCGATCTCCGCTTTAGGCGATTTTAAAGCAACGATCGAATATAATGATGCCATTATACGGATCATAGACTTATGCCAAGACCCAAATAAAGAAGTTGCTGTTTCTGCAATTAACACATTAAGTAAGTTATCAGTTCATTTTATAAACAATCCGCAAGTAGAACATTAA
- the hcr gene encoding NADH oxidoreductase yields MTVPSSLCPNRMQIHSIVQETSDVWTINLINHDFYMYSPGQYALVSIKNSDDVMRAYTLSSSPGQSRYISITVRRLEGGAGSNWLTRAVKPGDYLWLSEAQGEFTCANIKSQQYLMLAAGCGVTPIMSMTRWLMANQPETHVKVLFNVRDDKQVIFAQEWQQLTRTYPERLQLCIMAETPDNGELAQGRLTEEKLQTLVPDIASRVVMTCGPVPYMKNAQQFAANLGVPAEHFFMERFSTEPEVVDSEDVLTLKIRQRLTDFKVPVGISLLSALEQNKQPVIAACRAGVCGSCKTKVIAGNYTTTSTMTLTPAEIAEGYVLACSCQLQGDTEIA; encoded by the coding sequence ATGACAGTGCCAAGCAGTTTGTGTCCAAATAGAATGCAAATTCATTCGATAGTTCAAGAAACATCGGATGTTTGGACGATAAACTTAATCAATCACGATTTTTATATGTATTCGCCAGGTCAATACGCATTAGTGAGTATTAAAAATAGTGATGATGTTATGCGGGCTTACACTCTCTCATCATCACCCGGTCAAAGCCGTTATATTTCAATTACAGTTAGGCGATTAGAAGGCGGTGCGGGTTCTAACTGGTTAACTCGTGCAGTAAAACCTGGGGACTACCTTTGGTTATCTGAAGCGCAAGGTGAATTTACTTGTGCGAATATAAAAAGCCAACAATATCTAATGCTTGCAGCCGGCTGTGGTGTGACGCCGATTATGTCAATGACACGTTGGTTGATGGCGAATCAACCTGAAACACATGTAAAAGTGCTGTTTAATGTGCGAGACGACAAACAGGTGATTTTTGCGCAGGAGTGGCAACAACTCACCCGTACGTATCCGGAACGCTTACAATTATGCATTATGGCCGAAACACCGGATAATGGTGAGTTGGCTCAAGGTCGATTAACTGAAGAAAAACTGCAAACATTAGTCCCCGATATTGCTTCACGGGTGGTGATGACATGTGGCCCTGTTCCTTACATGAAAAATGCCCAACAATTTGCGGCTAATCTCGGCGTACCTGCCGAACATTTCTTTATGGAACGTTTTTCAACTGAACCTGAAGTGGTTGATAGCGAAGATGTGCTAACATTGAAAATTCGCCAACGTTTAACTGATTTTAAAGTACCGGTGGGAATTTCTTTATTATCTGCTTTAGAACAAAACAAACAGCCTGTTATTGCTGCATGCCGTGCAGGTGTTTGTGGAAGTTGTAAGACAAAAGTAATCGCGGGTAATTATACAACGACAAGCACTATGACATTAACTCCAGCAGAAATTGCTGAGGGATATGTTTTAGCTTGCAGTTGTCAATTACAAGGCGATACTGAAATCGCCTAA
- the hcp gene encoding hydroxylamine reductase: protein MYCVQCEQTIRTPAGNGCAYAQGMCGKTAETSDLQDLLVAVLQSLSASAVTARSLGIIDHDIDSFAPRAFFSTLTNVNFDSERIIGYAREAIYLRDKLIKHCQSVNSAVEFNHPLINLQLEGSDIPTLQAQAAKFALDIDKVQVGDDIHGLRMLCLYGLKGAAAYMEHAHVLGQYDNEIYSQYHKIMAWLGTLPADMNELLDNAMAIGLMNFKIMEILDAGETGEFGHPTPTEVNVRPVAGKCILISGHDLKDLKMLLEQTEGTGINIYTHGEMLPAHGYPELKKYAHLVGNYGSGWQNQQVEFAKFPGPVLMTSNCIIDPDVGDYKDRIWTRSIVGWPGAKHLEGDDFAEMIAQAQSLAGFPYTEIEHKITVGFGRQTLLSAADAVIDLVSQKKLRHVFLVGGCDGSRDERSYYTDFARAVPEDCLILTLACGKYRFNKLDFGTLEGLPRLLDVGQCNDAYSAIMLAVNLSEKLGCGINELPLSLILSWFEQKAIVILLTLLALGVKNIYTGPSAPGFLTENLLNVLNEKFGMRSITTVEQDLAEILPA, encoded by the coding sequence ATGTACTGTGTGCAATGTGAACAAACAATTAGAACTCCAGCTGGAAATGGCTGTGCATACGCGCAGGGTATGTGCGGTAAAACAGCTGAAACATCTGACCTGCAAGATTTATTAGTTGCTGTATTGCAAAGCTTATCTGCGAGTGCGGTTACGGCTCGCTCTTTAGGCATTATTGACCATGACATTGATAGCTTTGCACCCCGCGCATTTTTTTCCACATTAACTAACGTGAATTTCGATTCAGAGCGAATTATTGGTTATGCACGAGAAGCGATTTATTTGCGCGATAAACTAATCAAACATTGTCAATCGGTGAATAGTGCTGTGGAATTTAATCATCCACTGATTAATTTGCAATTAGAGGGCAGTGATATTCCGACACTGCAAGCACAAGCCGCAAAATTTGCCCTAGATATTGATAAAGTACAAGTGGGTGATGATATTCATGGTCTGCGCATGCTCTGCTTATATGGTTTAAAAGGGGCAGCGGCTTATATGGAACACGCCCATGTTTTAGGCCAATACGACAATGAAATTTATAGCCAGTATCATAAAATTATGGCTTGGCTTGGCACATTACCAGCAGATATGAATGAACTGCTTGATAATGCCATGGCAATTGGCTTGATGAATTTCAAAATCATGGAAATCTTAGATGCAGGGGAAACCGGCGAATTTGGCCATCCAACACCAACGGAAGTTAACGTTCGCCCAGTTGCGGGGAAATGCATTTTAATCTCGGGTCATGACCTGAAAGACTTAAAAATGCTGTTAGAGCAAACGGAAGGAACCGGTATCAACATCTATACTCACGGTGAAATGTTACCTGCCCATGGTTACCCTGAACTGAAAAAATACGCGCATCTAGTGGGGAATTACGGTAGTGGTTGGCAAAATCAGCAAGTGGAATTTGCTAAGTTCCCAGGTCCGGTATTGATGACCTCAAACTGTATTATTGATCCAGATGTCGGCGATTATAAAGATCGAATTTGGACTCGCAGTATTGTAGGTTGGCCGGGCGCAAAACACCTAGAAGGTGATGATTTTGCTGAAATGATCGCACAAGCACAATCATTAGCGGGTTTCCCATACACTGAAATTGAACACAAAATTACTGTTGGTTTTGGTCGTCAAACCTTATTAAGTGCCGCGGATGCGGTGATTGATTTAGTGTCACAGAAAAAATTACGTCATGTGTTCCTTGTTGGTGGATGTGACGGTAGCCGTGATGAAAGAAGTTATTACACTGATTTTGCTCGGGCAGTCCCCGAAGACTGCCTGATTTTAACACTGGCTTGTGGTAAATACCGTTTTAATAAATTGGATTTTGGCACACTTGAAGGCTTACCACGCTTACTTGATGTGGGTCAGTGCAACGATGCCTACTCAGCGATTATGCTTGCTGTCAATTTATCTGAAAAACTGGGCTGTGGTATCAATGAGTTACCATTAAGTTTAATTTTGTCTTGGTTTGAGCAAAAAGCTATCGTGATTTTATTAACTCTGCTGGCTCTTGGCGTAAAAAATATCTACACAGGGCCAAGTGCACCAGGTTTCTTAACTGAAAACTTACTCAATGTATTAAATGAGAAGTTTGGAATGCGCAGCATTACGACAGTTGAGCAAGATTTGGCTGAGATCTTACCAGCCTAA
- a CDS encoding ArsR/SmtB family transcription factor yields the protein MNNLASEQQLLAMKQAASQTASLLKTLGNPDRLILLCQLTQGEACVSDLEQQLGIQQPTLSQQLTVLRNDGLVKTRRDGKRIYYAIADEKLFTLLNTLYQLYCPVQEK from the coding sequence ATGAATAATCTCGCCTCTGAACAACAGCTGTTGGCTATGAAACAGGCTGCATCACAAACAGCATCCTTATTAAAAACACTAGGTAATCCAGATAGATTGATTTTATTGTGCCAATTGACACAAGGGGAAGCTTGCGTCAGTGATTTGGAACAGCAGCTTGGTATTCAACAACCGACACTCTCCCAGCAGCTTACCGTGTTGCGTAACGATGGGCTGGTGAAAACTCGCCGTGATGGCAAACGCATTTATTATGCGATTGCAGATGAAAAATTATTTACATTACTCAATACGTTATATCAACTTTACTGCCCTGTACAGGAGAAATAA
- the clcA gene encoding H(+)/Cl(-) exchange transporter ClcA: MIQANSSPKSISPSKAGLFTRIKSSDKTPLKILLLSAIIGAFVGLIGSLFEMGTTWVSNSRIQSVGDVVSHKWLVVIAMFFVSAVLAMIGYYLVKRFSPESGGSGIPEIEGALQDLRPVRWWRVIPVKFIGGLGTLGSGMVLGREGPTVQLGANISQMFYDLFRLKDNESRHTLLASGAAAGLATAFNAPLAGILFIIEEMRPQFKYSLISIKAVFIGVVTATIVYRLINGEAAVLNIGQFSSAPMNTLWLYLILGMLFGVIGICFNHFLLFLQSQFQRFYQNKLSRFVLMGGLIGGLCGAIGVYMPEIVGGGYAVIHQMVAGSFTITLLLLFFALRFLTSTISFSSGAPGGIFSPLLALGTLFGGIFGYSALAIFPEYQIEVGTFAIAGMGALFAATVRAPLTGIVLVLEMTNNYQLILPMIITCIGATMMAQFLGGRPLYAVLLERTLARSDKQKTAEA, encoded by the coding sequence ATGATACAGGCTAACTCATCCCCAAAATCGATATCCCCCTCAAAAGCAGGGTTATTTACACGAATAAAAAGCTCAGATAAAACGCCATTAAAGATCCTATTGCTATCCGCTATTATTGGCGCATTTGTTGGGTTAATTGGCTCTTTATTTGAAATGGGCACGACGTGGGTTAGCAATTCACGTATTCAATCTGTCGGTGACGTTGTCAGTCATAAATGGCTCGTTGTTATCGCCATGTTTTTTGTATCCGCTGTTTTAGCGATGATAGGTTATTACCTTGTAAAACGCTTTTCCCCTGAATCAGGGGGATCTGGGATCCCCGAAATTGAAGGCGCATTACAAGATTTACGCCCGGTTCGCTGGTGGCGAGTGATCCCCGTAAAATTTATTGGTGGCCTGGGTACATTGGGTTCAGGAATGGTTTTAGGTCGAGAGGGGCCAACGGTACAATTGGGGGCAAATATTAGCCAAATGTTCTATGACCTTTTTCGATTAAAAGACAATGAATCTCGCCATACTTTACTTGCCTCAGGGGCCGCTGCAGGCTTAGCAACCGCATTTAATGCACCACTTGCGGGTATTTTATTTATTATCGAAGAGATGCGCCCGCAATTTAAATATAGCTTAATCTCCATTAAAGCCGTTTTTATTGGTGTAGTTACTGCGACAATTGTCTACCGTTTAATCAACGGTGAAGCCGCGGTATTAAATATTGGGCAATTTTCGTCTGCTCCGATGAATACCCTGTGGTTATACCTTATTTTAGGGATGCTGTTTGGCGTTATCGGGATCTGTTTTAACCACTTTTTGCTGTTCCTACAAAGCCAGTTTCAACGTTTTTACCAGAACAAACTTTCGCGTTTCGTCTTAATGGGCGGCTTAATTGGAGGTCTTTGTGGGGCAATTGGTGTTTACATGCCTGAAATTGTTGGTGGTGGTTATGCCGTGATCCACCAGATGGTCGCCGGCAGCTTTACTATTACCTTACTATTACTATTTTTTGCACTCCGTTTTCTCACTTCAACCATTAGTTTTAGTTCAGGGGCACCTGGTGGTATTTTTTCCCCCTTACTAGCGTTAGGTACCCTATTTGGTGGAATTTTTGGTTACAGTGCATTAGCCATCTTCCCGGAATATCAAATCGAAGTGGGCACTTTTGCCATCGCAGGTATGGGCGCTTTATTTGCAGCTACGGTGAGAGCGCCACTAACAGGGATTGTCTTAGTATTGGAAATGACTAATAATTACCAGTTAATCCTACCAATGATTATTACTTGCATCGGTGCCACTATGATGGCGCAATTCTTAGGCGGTCGGCCGTTATATGCCGTTTTATTAGAAAGAACCTTAGCTCGCAGCGATAAACAAAAAACCGCTGAAGCTTAA
- the tehB gene encoding SAM-dependent methyltransferase TehB — MQLIGDDMNELVCYKTMPVWDKASLPLMFQERHNTKEETYAQLKVLQGTLDFIIFNDDGSEQCFTFDIENQPPIIEPQVWHRISACSDDMQCQLSFMCKPELQFYKQHGLTTPHSEIRYLCENHLCTPCKTLDLGSGRGRNSFYLALQGYDVTAVDINPQHIQAIDFVKQQAGIDNITTAVYDINSHQIQGDYDLIISTVVLMFLQREKITDVVKNMQEHTLSGGINVIVCAVETPDAPLDFVPFNCFLKPGELEGYYQDWEILKYNENPGHLHRTDAQGNRIKLNFATLIAKKK; from the coding sequence ATGCAACTTATTGGTGATGATATGAACGAGCTAGTGTGTTACAAAACCATGCCGGTCTGGGATAAGGCATCTCTTCCCTTAATGTTCCAAGAACGTCATAACACAAAAGAAGAGACTTATGCACAATTGAAAGTGCTACAAGGCACTTTAGATTTTATCATTTTTAATGATGATGGCAGCGAGCAATGTTTTACGTTTGATATTGAAAACCAACCGCCGATAATCGAGCCGCAAGTTTGGCACCGAATTTCTGCGTGTAGTGATGATATGCAATGCCAGCTTTCGTTTATGTGCAAACCTGAACTGCAATTTTATAAACAACACGGTTTGACCACCCCTCACTCTGAAATACGTTATCTGTGTGAAAACCACCTTTGTACACCGTGTAAGACGCTGGATTTGGGGTCAGGACGCGGGCGTAATAGTTTCTACCTTGCATTACAAGGCTATGATGTCACTGCTGTAGATATTAACCCTCAGCATATTCAGGCGATTGATTTTGTAAAACAACAAGCGGGTATCGACAATATCACCACTGCGGTCTATGACATTAATAGCCATCAAATCCAAGGTGATTACGATTTAATTATTTCTACCGTTGTTCTGATGTTTTTACAGCGGGAAAAAATTACCGATGTGGTCAAAAATATGCAGGAGCACACGCTTTCTGGTGGAATAAATGTGATTGTTTGTGCGGTTGAAACACCGGATGCGCCATTGGATTTCGTGCCATTTAACTGTTTCTTAAAACCAGGTGAACTAGAAGGCTATTACCAAGATTGGGAAATATTAAAATACAACGAAAACCCAGGTCATTTACATCGTACAGATGCACAAGGTAATCGTATTAAATTAAATTTTGCCACCTTGATTGCTAAAAAGAAATAA
- a CDS encoding YeeE/YedE family protein, whose translation MTIDWLNFTPGSAAIGGIFIGVAAAILLIFNGRIAGISGILGGILKPTKGDTAWKVAFILGIIISPILFAWLAYTPEVTIAASTAVLIIAGLLVGFGTRLGSGCTSGHGICGMARFSRRSIVAVLIFMVVAFATVAISHHFGLGG comes from the coding sequence ATGACCATTGATTGGCTAAATTTCACCCCCGGATCGGCAGCAATTGGCGGAATATTTATTGGTGTGGCGGCGGCAATTTTACTGATTTTTAACGGCCGAATTGCTGGAATTAGCGGCATTTTAGGGGGGATTCTAAAACCCACTAAAGGGGATACCGCGTGGAAGGTTGCATTTATTTTAGGCATTATTATTTCGCCAATTCTATTTGCGTGGTTGGCTTACACGCCAGAAGTCACAATTGCTGCGAGCACAGCGGTTTTGATCATTGCAGGTCTATTGGTTGGTTTCGGCACTCGCTTAGGGAGTGGTTGCACAAGTGGACACGGCATTTGTGGTATGGCACGTTTTTCCCGTCGCTCAATCGTGGCTGTGTTGATTTTTATGGTGGTTGCTTTTGCCACTGTCGCGATTTCTCATCATTTTGGGTTAGGGGGATAA
- a CDS encoding SprT family zinc-dependent metalloprotease, producing the protein MKIIRVPIFLQQQVMQVLREKLALAEQKLEQTFPEPVVNYKQRGTTAGSAYLKEWEIRLNPTLLIENTVRFIDEVIPHELAHLLVYHVFGRKGIAPHGKEWKWMMQQVLEVDAKRTHNFAVSTVKSKTFAYHCACQTVHQLTIRRHNKVIRGENQYLCRQCGEILKQGTWIDAAAEN; encoded by the coding sequence ATGAAAATTATTCGAGTCCCCATTTTCCTACAACAACAAGTTATGCAAGTTTTACGCGAAAAACTGGCTCTAGCGGAACAAAAGCTGGAACAGACGTTTCCAGAACCTGTTGTTAACTATAAACAACGAGGTACTACCGCGGGTAGTGCCTACCTAAAAGAGTGGGAAATTCGTCTAAATCCGACATTACTCATTGAAAATACAGTGAGATTTATCGATGAGGTCATTCCTCATGAGCTAGCACATTTGTTGGTTTATCATGTATTTGGTCGCAAAGGGATAGCTCCCCATGGCAAGGAATGGAAATGGATGATGCAACAGGTGCTGGAGGTTGATGCAAAACGTACGCACAACTTTGCTGTTTCAACGGTCAAAAGTAAAACATTTGCCTATCACTGCGCTTGCCAAACCGTGCATCAATTAACCATCCGCCGCCACAATAAAGTGATACGTGGTGAAAACCAATATTTGTGTCGTCAATGTGGGGAAATTTTGAAACAAGGAACATGGATTGATGCTGCGGCAGAAAATTGA
- the metK gene encoding methionine adenosyltransferase: protein MATHLFTSESVSEGHPDKIADQISDAVLDAILEQDPKARVACETYVKTGMVMVGGEITTSAWVDIEEITRKTVREIGYTSSDMGFDANSCAVLSAIGKQSPDINQGVDRTDPSEQGAGDQGLMFGYATNETDVLMPAPITYAHRLVQRQAEVRKNGALPWLRPDAKSQVTFKYDNNKIVGIDAVVLSTQHSEDIEQKALHEAVMEEIIKPVLPAQWLSKETKYFINPTGRFVIGGPMGDCGLTGRKIIVDTYGGMARHGGGAFSGKDPSKVDRSAAYAARYVAKNIVAAGLADRCEIQVSYAIGVAEPTSIMVETFGTGKVDESLLIQLVREFFDLRPYGLINMLDLLHPIYQQTASYGHFGRPQFPWEKTDKAEALRDAAGL, encoded by the coding sequence ATGGCTACACACCTCTTTACTTCTGAGTCTGTATCAGAAGGGCATCCAGATAAAATTGCGGATCAAATCTCCGATGCAGTGCTTGATGCTATTCTTGAACAAGACCCAAAAGCTCGCGTTGCCTGCGAAACCTACGTCAAAACAGGTATGGTAATGGTTGGGGGAGAAATCACTACCAGCGCTTGGGTTGATATTGAAGAAATCACACGCAAGACTGTTCGCGAAATCGGTTACACCAGCTCAGATATGGGCTTTGATGCCAATTCTTGTGCTGTTTTAAGCGCTATTGGTAAACAATCCCCGGATATCAACCAAGGTGTTGATCGTACCGACCCCTCAGAGCAGGGTGCGGGCGACCAAGGCCTGATGTTTGGTTATGCAACCAATGAAACTGATGTGCTTATGCCTGCACCAATCACTTATGCACATCGTTTAGTTCAACGCCAAGCGGAAGTACGTAAAAATGGTGCATTGCCATGGTTACGTCCAGACGCTAAAAGCCAAGTAACATTCAAATACGATAACAACAAGATTGTTGGTATTGATGCCGTTGTTTTATCTACTCAGCATTCTGAAGATATTGAGCAAAAAGCGCTACATGAAGCGGTGATGGAAGAAATCATCAAACCGGTTCTGCCAGCGCAGTGGTTATCAAAAGAAACTAAATACTTTATTAACCCAACAGGGCGTTTTGTTATCGGTGGGCCAATGGGTGACTGCGGTTTAACCGGTCGTAAAATTATCGTTGATACTTACGGCGGCATGGCGCGCCATGGTGGCGGTGCGTTCTCGGGTAAAGATCCATCGAAAGTTGACCGTTCTGCAGCATATGCAGCTCGCTATGTGGCAAAAAATATTGTTGCTGCGGGTCTGGCTGATCGCTGTGAAATCCAAGTGTCTTATGCCATTGGTGTTGCTGAGCCAACCTCGATTATGGTGGAAACCTTTGGTACTGGCAAAGTTGACGAGTCTCTGCTGATCCAATTAGTGCGTGAGTTCTTTGATTTACGCCCTTATGGGTTGATTAATATGCTTGACCTATTACACCCAATTTATCAGCAAACGGCATCTTACGGTCATTTTGGTCGTCCCCAATTCCCTTGGGAAAAAACTGACAAAGCGGAAGCTTTACGCGACGCCGCTGGTCTGTAA